A single Carnobacterium inhibens subsp. inhibens DSM 13024 DNA region contains:
- a CDS encoding heavy metal translocating P-type ATPase has protein sequence MQQYILSKKNVITVISGLLIALGFFSHFVLENVGLSEWSLIIASVFGITPIAIQAFQAMKVKVISIDVLVSIAAIGALFIQNYEESAIVTFLFLFGHYLEQRTLNQTRSAIKELTEMAPESALKQMDNGEFEEVEVDDVDEGDILLVKTGAKVPVDGTVLTGEGHINEASITGEAVPVNKLADAEVFAGTILENGTIQIRADRVGEDTTFGKIIELVEEAQDSKSEAERFIDRFSKYYTPAVLVLAIVVWAFSQNIELAITILVLGCPGALVIGVPVSNVAGIGNGARNGVLLKGSEVIQDFSNVDTIVFDKTGTLTVGNPTVAATELYEKDSAETLGYLASVERESDHPLAKAVLNQIGETNFYPVEGTEVVKGGGIVSSVAGHRVAVGNVALMEKENVTLSKKVQKDVKRFEQQGNSLVLTAVDGELKVLMGIRDQVRPGVKANLQELKDLGVKNLVVLSGDNQGTVDVVAGELGLTEAHGHMLPEDKSAYIGKLQQRGQIVAFVGDGVNDSPSLALADIGIAMGSGTDVAIETSDVVLMNSNFSNLPHALGIVKATANNMKQNIAISIGVVLVLLTSVFFSEWMNMSIGMLVHEGSILVVIFNAMRLMKYKLKGRKE, from the coding sequence ATGCAACAATATATATTAAGCAAGAAAAATGTTATCACCGTCATCAGTGGATTGTTAATCGCACTCGGTTTCTTCAGTCACTTTGTTTTAGAAAACGTAGGACTTTCAGAGTGGTCTTTGATCATCGCCTCTGTCTTTGGGATTACGCCAATTGCCATTCAAGCGTTTCAAGCAATGAAAGTCAAAGTCATCAGTATTGATGTCTTAGTCAGTATTGCAGCGATTGGTGCGCTTTTTATTCAAAATTATGAAGAATCGGCTATTGTCACGTTCTTATTCTTATTCGGACACTACTTGGAACAACGAACATTGAACCAAACGCGATCTGCTATCAAAGAATTGACTGAAATGGCACCCGAAAGCGCCTTGAAACAAATGGATAATGGCGAATTTGAAGAAGTAGAAGTGGATGATGTAGATGAAGGGGATATCTTGCTCGTTAAAACGGGTGCGAAAGTTCCAGTAGATGGCACAGTCCTTACGGGTGAAGGGCATATCAATGAAGCTAGCATTACAGGTGAAGCTGTTCCGGTCAACAAGCTAGCTGATGCAGAAGTTTTTGCAGGAACCATTTTAGAAAACGGAACGATTCAAATCAGAGCTGACCGAGTTGGTGAGGACACCACATTTGGAAAAATTATTGAACTCGTGGAAGAAGCACAAGATTCTAAATCCGAAGCGGAACGGTTCATTGATCGCTTTTCTAAATACTACACACCAGCTGTCTTGGTTCTGGCAATTGTTGTATGGGCGTTCAGTCAAAATATTGAGTTAGCAATCACCATCTTGGTTCTAGGTTGCCCAGGCGCATTAGTTATCGGAGTGCCTGTCTCAAACGTTGCCGGTATTGGGAATGGTGCTCGTAACGGTGTTCTTTTAAAAGGGAGTGAAGTCATTCAAGACTTCAGCAATGTGGATACAATTGTATTTGATAAGACAGGTACTTTAACTGTCGGAAACCCAACCGTTGCAGCGACTGAACTGTATGAAAAAGATTCTGCTGAAACGCTTGGCTATCTGGCCAGTGTGGAACGGGAATCAGATCATCCATTAGCAAAAGCGGTCTTAAATCAAATTGGAGAAACAAACTTTTATCCTGTTGAAGGAACTGAAGTCGTGAAAGGCGGCGGAATCGTTTCAAGTGTAGCTGGACATAGAGTGGCTGTTGGGAATGTGGCCTTGATGGAAAAAGAAAATGTCACTCTCAGCAAAAAAGTGCAAAAAGATGTCAAACGGTTTGAACAACAAGGGAACTCTCTCGTTTTGACAGCGGTCGACGGTGAATTAAAAGTACTGATGGGCATTCGCGATCAAGTCCGTCCGGGTGTGAAAGCTAATTTGCAGGAATTAAAAGACTTGGGCGTGAAAAATCTAGTCGTTCTTTCAGGAGATAACCAAGGAACCGTTGATGTGGTCGCCGGCGAACTTGGTTTGACCGAAGCTCACGGCCACATGTTGCCGGAAGACAAATCGGCTTATATCGGAAAACTTCAACAACGTGGTCAAATTGTAGCCTTTGTTGGAGATGGCGTTAACGATAGTCCGTCCTTAGCTTTAGCAGACATTGGCATCGCAATGGGAAGCGGAACGGACGTAGCGATTGAAACATCCGATGTCGTTTTAATGAACTCGAACTTCAGCAACTTGCCTCACGCATTAGGAATAGTAAAAGCCACCGCAAATAATATGAAACAAAATATCGCGATTTCAATTGGAGTAGTGTTGGTCTTGTTGACCAGCGTCTTCTTCAGCGAATGGATGAATATGTCTATCGGAATGTTGGTTCATGAAGGTAGTATCCTGGTGGTAATTTTCAATGCCATGAGATTAATGAAGTATAAGTTGAAAGGTCGAAAAGAATAA
- a CDS encoding Crp/Fnr family transcriptional regulator — protein MTQYTQPHAAGDHSACIRLVPIFNHLEESSMDRIAGKAHTNHYQKGEFLFRSQEKDDALYIVNRGKVRIYRLSDSGKEQLVRILNPGDFTGEWTLFNPDAVHEEYAEATRDTSVCMIQQHDVQEFLKEYPAISLKLLGEMSQRLESSERQTAQVAVESVITRLVLFLAENVEPEMGNSPTITLPMAKKDIASYLGTTPETISRKFGELEDEGLIQQLSGKRIKIQDLDDLLLYSE, from the coding sequence TTGACTCAATACACCCAACCACATGCAGCAGGAGACCACTCAGCTTGTATCCGCTTAGTCCCGATATTCAATCATTTGGAGGAAAGCTCGATGGATCGCATCGCTGGAAAAGCTCACACGAATCACTATCAAAAAGGGGAGTTTCTGTTTCGCTCGCAAGAAAAAGATGATGCCTTGTATATTGTGAATCGCGGAAAAGTCCGCATCTATCGCTTGTCTGATTCTGGCAAAGAGCAACTAGTTCGTATTTTGAATCCGGGTGACTTTACGGGAGAATGGACGTTGTTCAATCCTGATGCTGTGCACGAGGAATACGCAGAAGCTACTCGAGATACGTCTGTCTGCATGATTCAACAACATGATGTACAAGAGTTTCTAAAAGAGTATCCTGCAATTTCGTTAAAGCTGCTAGGAGAGATGTCGCAGCGGTTAGAAAGCTCCGAACGTCAAACCGCACAAGTAGCCGTGGAGAGTGTCATTACCCGTTTAGTTTTGTTTTTGGCAGAAAATGTGGAACCTGAAATGGGCAACTCTCCCACCATCACCCTGCCGATGGCAAAAAAGGACATTGCTTCCTATTTAGGAACGACACCTGAGACCATCAGTCGCAAATTTGGAGAATTGGAGGACGAGGGATTGATTCAACAGCTGTCTGGGAAAAGGATCAAGATTCAGGATTTAGATGATTTATTGCTTTACAGCGAATAA
- a CDS encoding Dps family protein, translated as MTENKASQERTPQERFQEEQEHKEHVHHTKINAAAISDHLLGNMHTLHVKLHQYHWYVNGANFFTLHEKFEELYNQNEEWFDKLAERLIISGHKPASTTAEFEKYSMLSEDAINKYAKAEDMVENIIEDFRSTRELTIRAIRLVQDEGDDALEDTLIAFKNDLDKNIWMLQAFIGKEALEDDDAFDEDED; from the coding sequence ATGACTGAAAATAAAGCTTCTCAAGAAAGAACACCCCAAGAAAGATTTCAAGAAGAACAAGAACACAAGGAACATGTCCATCATACAAAAATTAATGCAGCGGCCATTTCGGATCATCTTTTAGGGAACATGCATACTTTACATGTGAAATTGCACCAATATCACTGGTATGTAAATGGCGCTAATTTCTTCACCCTGCATGAAAAATTTGAAGAATTGTATAATCAAAACGAAGAATGGTTCGACAAACTAGCAGAACGCTTGATTATTTCCGGTCATAAACCGGCTTCAACCACCGCTGAATTTGAAAAATATTCCATGCTTTCAGAAGATGCCATCAATAAATACGCTAAAGCAGAAGACATGGTTGAAAATATTATCGAAGATTTCAGAAGTACCCGTGAATTAACGATTCGTGCTATTCGTTTAGTACAAGATGAGGGTGACGATGCTTTAGAAGATACACTGATTGCTTTTAAAAATGACTTAGATAAAAACATTTGGATGCTGCAAGCGTTCATTGGCAAAGAGGCATTGGAAGACGACGATGCGTTTGATGAGGATGAAGATTAG
- a CDS encoding heavy-metal-associated domain-containing protein — protein MEKAILQLETLSCPSCMQKIEGALKSVNGIDKDSIKVLFNSSKVKTNFDSAVTSIEEIQKAIENVGYPVLKAKVKAA, from the coding sequence ATGGAAAAAGCTATATTGCAATTAGAAACGTTGTCTTGTCCAAGTTGTATGCAAAAAATTGAAGGTGCCTTGAAATCAGTTAACGGTATTGATAAAGACAGCATTAAAGTATTATTCAACTCCAGCAAAGTCAAAACCAATTTTGATTCAGCTGTCACTTCGATTGAAGAGATTCAAAAAGCTATCGAAAACGTAGGCTATCCGGTCCTTAAAGCAAAAGTCAAGGCCGCTTAA
- the lgt gene encoding prolipoprotein diacylglyceryl transferase: MEFVLGVLNPHAVEIGSVVIHWYGVIIAAGILAALQLSTKEAKKKGLEEDTIIDMALWAIPIGLLGARLYYVLFELGYYLQNPGQILAIWNGGIAIYGGLIAGGGTLYWYAKKKGTSLALVLDILAPNVLLAQSIGRWGNFMNQEAHGGPVTRQFLENLYLPEFIIEQMNINGTYYHPTFLYESLWSLLGFVLIVTIRNRKQLLRQGEVALSYVLWYSVGRFFIEGMRTDSLWIGEWIRVSQALSLALFIGAIVVWFIRRQDYPPISYYSDGNKGQKKAIKMVN, from the coding sequence ATGGAATTCGTATTAGGCGTTTTGAATCCCCATGCGGTGGAGATTGGTTCTGTTGTGATTCATTGGTATGGAGTCATTATTGCAGCGGGCATATTAGCGGCTCTCCAGTTGAGCACCAAGGAAGCAAAGAAAAAAGGACTGGAAGAGGATACCATTATCGATATGGCCTTATGGGCAATTCCGATTGGACTCCTCGGCGCTCGGCTTTATTATGTGTTATTTGAACTTGGTTATTATCTGCAAAATCCAGGACAAATCCTTGCGATTTGGAATGGCGGCATTGCGATTTATGGGGGATTGATTGCAGGAGGGGGTACGCTATATTGGTATGCAAAGAAAAAAGGTACTTCTTTGGCACTCGTTCTTGATATTTTAGCGCCCAATGTATTGTTAGCCCAGTCCATTGGTCGTTGGGGCAATTTTATGAATCAGGAAGCTCATGGTGGACCGGTTACTCGTCAATTCTTGGAAAATCTTTATTTACCTGAATTTATCATTGAACAAATGAATATCAATGGTACCTACTACCATCCGACTTTTTTATACGAGTCATTGTGGAGTTTGTTGGGCTTTGTCCTCATCGTCACTATACGGAACCGAAAACAGCTTTTGCGTCAAGGAGAAGTCGCTTTGAGTTACGTTTTGTGGTACTCAGTGGGTCGGTTCTTCATTGAAGGTATGCGAACGGACAGTTTATGGATTGGCGAGTGGATCCGCGTTTCGCAAGCCTTGTCTCTGGCCCTGTTTATTGGCGCGATTGTAGTATGGTTTATACGCAGACAAGACTATCCACCAATTTCTTATTATTCTGATGGCAATAAGGGGCAGAAAAAGGCTATTAAGATGGTGAATTGA